From one Humulus lupulus chromosome 8, drHumLupu1.1, whole genome shotgun sequence genomic stretch:
- the LOC133794245 gene encoding (3S,6E)-nerolidol synthase 1-like: MALSSYASFRSFKSCSVSNSQNRITAFENSKPFRSDYDLTMPPKLININNTHHHNTLSISTPLQKSKPFINIDHDLDIYRDVIRKAGEDPFEGLKMIDAIQRLGIDYIFEEEIDGILQSQSHHKFFNEFEHHHQDDLHEVALRFRLLRQHGHFIPADIFNKYKDNNGKFSIRLSEDVDGLMSLYEASHLSIEGEHILDEAALFSAQHLDAFMKRPHLCQTRFVARTLENPCHKTLSMFTAKDLFGVYPSENGHINVLKELAKVEFNRVQFLHRMEIDQVTQWWKELGLAKELKFARDQPLKWYLCTVASLADPNLSEERIELTKPISLVYIIDDIFDVHGTLDELTLFTNAVNKWDITANKEQLPDYLKICFKALDGITNEISHVVYRKHGWNPIDSLRKSWGKLCNAFLLEAQWFASGKLPNEEEYLKNAIVSSGVHVVLVHMFFLLGQGISMEAVNLLDDIPGLVSSTAAILRLWDDLGTAKDENQNGHDGSYVECYMKKHQGCLVEEARDHVISMIKNEWERLNKECFSSKHFPMCFKKGCLNAARMVPIMYDYDDNHRLPGLEDYIKSLLFETIK, translated from the exons ATGGCATTGTCTTCCTACGCATCTTTTCGTTCCTTCAAATCCTGCTCAGTTTCCAACTCTCAAAACAGAATTACAGCTTTTGAAAACTCCAAACCTTTTAGGAGTGATTATGATCTCACTATGCCACCAAAATTGATCAATATTAATAATACCCACCATCATAATACTTTGTCAATATCTACCCCCTTACAAAAGTCCAAACCTTTCATTAATATTGATCAT GATTTGGATATATATAGAGACGTTATAAGAAAAGCAGGAGAAGATCCATTTGAAGGGCTTAAGATGATTGATGCAATCCAACGGCTAGGAATTGACTATATCTTCGAGGAAGAGATTGATGGAATTCTACAAAGCCAATCTCATCATAAGTTTTTTAACGAATTCGAACATCATCATCAAGATGATCTGCATGAGGTTGCTCTTCGTTTTCGACTCTTGAGGCAACATGGTCACTTCATTCCTGCTG ATATTTTTAACAAGTACAAGGACAATAACGGAAAGTTCAGCATAAGGCTAAGTGAGGACGTCGACGGCTTAATGAGCTTATATGAAGCGTCGCATCTAAGCATAGAAGGAGAACATATCCTCGACGAAGCTGCCTTATTTAGTGCTCAACACCTAGACGCGTTCATGAAACGTCCTCATCTTTGCCAGACAAGATTTGTGGCAAGGACACTTGAAAATCCCTGTCACAAAACCTTATCTATGTTCACAGCCAAGGACCTTTTTGGTGTTTATCCTAGTGAGAATGGGCACATAAATGTGTTAAAAGAACTGGCAAAAGTTGAATTTAATAGAGTTCAGTTCCTACACAGAATGGAAATTGATCAAGTCACCCA ATGGTGGAAAGAGCTTGGATTGGCTAAGGAGTTGAAATTTGCAAGAGACCAACCATTAAAATGGTACCTCTGCACAGTGGCAAGTCTAGCAGATCCAAACTTGTCTGAGGAGAGGATTGAACTTACGAAACCCATTTCTCTTGTCTACATAATAGATGATATTTTTGATGTTCATGGTACACTAGACGAACTCACACTTTTCACAAACGCAGTTAATAA ATGGGATATAACCGCTAATAAAGAGCAGTTACCAGACTACTTGAAGATATGTTTCAAGGCACTTGATGGTATAACCAACGAAATTAGCCACGTGGTGTACAGAAAACATGGATGGAATCCCATTGACTCCTTAAGAAAATCG TGGGGAAAACTATGCAATGCGTTCTTATTAGAAGCACAGTGGTTTGCTTCTGGGAAGTTACCAAATGAAGAGGAGTATTTGAAGAACGCGATTGTGAGTTCAGGGGTCCATGTGGTGCTAGTTCATATGTTCTTTCTCTTGGGTCAAGGTATATCCATGGAAGCTGTAAACTTACTCGACGACATTCCAGGCCTTGTGTCTTCTACAGCCGCAATTCTTCGTCTTTGGGACGACTTAGGAACTGCCAAG GATGAGAATCAAAATGGGCATGATGGGTCCTACGTTGAATGCTACATGAAAAAACACCAAGGTTGTTTGGTGGAAGAAGCAAGAGACCATGTGATCAGTATGATTAAAAATGAGTGGGAACGCCTCAATAAGGAGTGTTTCTCTTCAAAGCACTTTCCAATGTGCTTCAAAAAGGGTTGTCTAAATGCTGCTCGGATGGTTCCAATAATGTATGACTATGATGATAATCATCGCCTTCCAGGCCTCGAGGACTATATCAAATCACTTCTCTTTGAAACAATTAAATAG
- the LOC133793744 gene encoding magnesium transporter MRS2-4-like → MSPAREKAMVVNLEFIKAIVIAEEVLLLDPLHQEVLPFVDQLRQQLPNKGPFEINGAVGPFEEQENEMNDLTSRHWLPVPKAVEGLQCELPFEFQVLEIALDVVCTFLDSSVADLEREAYPILDELARNVSTFDVLQLVSF, encoded by the exons ATGAGCCCTG CAAGAGAGAAGGCCATGGTGGTTAATTTAGAATTTATTAAGGCAATAGTTATAGCTGAAGAGGTGTTGTTGCTTGACCCTCTTCACCAGGAAGTTCTTCCGTTTGTGGATCAACTCAGGCAACAACTTCCTAATAAAGGCCCATTTGAGATCAATGGAGCAGTAGGTCCTTTTGAGGAACAAGAAAATGAAATGAATGATTTAACAAGTAGACATTGGTTACCTGTTCCAAAGGCTGTTGAAGGTCTGCAATGTGAGCTTCCATTTGAGTTTCAAGTTCTTGAGATTGCATTGGACGTTGTTTGTACATTCTTGGATTCCAGTGTGGCAGACCTCGAGAGAGAAGCTTACCCTATTTTGGACGAACTGGCAAGGAATGTAAGCACTTTTGATGTTCTTCAACTTGTGTCATTTTGA